The genomic region tcatccaccctcatcctatattctccacaaggtaattattccataacccccaaaacatttcttttaaattatgttaattagtcaattaatggatttattacctaattaatctattaatggctaattaactacaaattacacccaaaaaaatACCATAAATGGTCGGTCCCtattctaactttgacatcgGAGGCTCTTCTGCCAAAGCCCCACCCCCCAACAACAAtattcatcatgggcgcgtgaggttttttggccttgaccaaatgtgtgatttgttttgtaggtgcaattttgtccaagaaggagaaagtggaaatttgcatccacacattcAACATTTCAAAAGTTTTAATCTTTTAAGCACCCACACATCTCATGCATTCCAATTCAAATGAAAGATTAAGTTTTCTAGACATAAAAAGTTCATCAAGTCAAATTGAACTAACCAATTAAATAAAATCTCATGCTAGCAAAAGATTTATTAATTACAACCTCACATAAGCATAAAATACTTATAAACATTATAACTGTTAATAGTCATTAACAATTATAATATGTGTATGGCAAGGCCTCTAAATAATCTATAATAAGTTGACATCTGCaaaatacattaattaataattaaagatACATGGTCGATTTAGTATGGTTTTTGGTCGGTTTCAAAAGTATCACAACCTAGCCAAACTAAAAGTAAATCGGTCTTCgatttgatttttaaattgtttgacttttttcttaatcaaaaccaaatcaaaccaacTAATATAGTTCGGATCCATAGATTTGGTCGGTTCAATCGATTTGATGCTATTAACGCTCAAAACCGTTAAGGTCAACAAAGATTGAAATGGTTAAGCGTTGGCCCTTGATGGGCTCAGGCTTTGCAAAGAATAACAAATGGACAATAGACTGTACAATACAATTTCTCTCTCAATTCGTCCGACCCCTCTAAGTAGTACTTGTCCTCCTTACATAGGCCCTCATTGATTCTTCAGCCCCTAGGCTCAAATCCTATCACTTCCTAACATGTGGCAATGAAATGACATTTGAGCAGGTTCACTTGTGTCCTTTCTTGGGATGACGTGACCGAGCGCCCTGCTCGGTCCTCGGGTTGGTGGGAACTCGCATTTGAGCTTCTTACCTGTTAGCCTTTATGTCCCTTCGTAGGCTTATATTCCCCTTGTCTAGCTGCGACATGGCTTGGAGTTCAAGTATGACTAGGCAGGCCCTTTCTGCTCTTAGGACCTTATGCCTTAAAGTTGTCAGTGGCCAACTTGCCCTTTGGTGCTCGGAAAGCACTTTGTGGGAAAGTGTTCGGCTTGATTGCTGGCAAGATGTTTGAGGGCCATGGACTATTCAAAGTGTTCGGTTTCATCTTTCCATGCTCATGGGCCTTGACCTTCCTTTGGGCCCATGTTCCTTCGAAACCTAGCCTCCAAAGAAAAACCTTAGCGAAAAACCAAAGCCTCGAAACTCCTCTTTTCCTGTCTCATCGTTTCTAGTTTTAGTAGTAACAAATAACAAGTCCCTTGTGGCGACGAAGTCTAAGCAATGCTCAGTTTTTAGCACCAAATCACCTTTGTTTTACTCATCTCTTGTTTCATTCCTTTCCCAAAAACGCCTTCTCTAaatttttccattttctctaaCTTTATTTTTACCGCAGATTTGAATGACCATGATGCGATTTGCCATTTATTTAAGCAAGGCAATATCGTtatttaaaaaaagtaaaaataaaaacgatTGCCAGAGATGAAAATGGAAGTGCAGGATTAAACATAACTGTTTAAGTTGCAATTTATTTTTACCAAATTGAATTGACCACAATTTTCTGTgtcctttttcttttaacaatTGGAAAGTGTTTTGAATTCAATCACATGAATATCCGGAAAGAAACTGTACAAAAGTGTCAAGACAATGAGTGATGCCTGCCACTGCCTAGTGTAATAGAGCCAGTAGGACGTTTACTCAAACTAAAGGTAGTCTAAAGTTTAGTGTGCTCTAAAAGCACAGGTACCAATCTGAATTATGTATTTGGCTAACATTAGAAGAGTAAGGATCCTCCTCTTTATGAGAATCTCGAAAatctttaaataatatttattcattgtacattgtaagatcaattttcgtcaagtactgtttatattgaatttaaataaaaaaaatatattgtttatatttcattttaaattaaaaaaaaattataatgatttctgactgtacgatgtacgatgaacagatatGATTGAAGAATCcctgaaatcctcacaaagaagatccgacgaggatcctcTCGCAACATAGAATATGCTCAGCCAGTCGCTCCTACACGTCATAAATACTatgttaagttttttttttttttgacaaacgatagatttgttagattaaggAGTCGGATGGTTGCGAATCCACGCTGTGGTACAAGGACAACACTTCTCTCCACTACTGTGATAGAAGGCCATTTgctatattaaattaattaatcattctAAATACACATATAGTCTCCTTTCCTATCATATAGCACACATATTACCTCAACTTGACTTATGCTTAGTTATAAATTGATGCTTGGACCCCAAAAAAGAGTCACAAATTGATGCACCTTAAATTGATAAATAGTATCAGAGATTCTGCAAGACTATTGCTATATCCGTTcacttgttctttttttttcattttttttatttttacatttttttataaccgaGAGATAAATAACAAATTACTATAAAGTTGGGTCGAAAAATAGAACACATAAGTGAGCATAGTATCAGTCTACTATGAAGTATGAAGGGCCAAACTTTCTTATTTACATAAAGAACAAAACGAGAGTAGAATTCTAGCTTGTGCGTAGTTTTTTTTCAACTGAAAATATAATCCTCGCTTTATCTTCGGACCAAAAAAATCTGCAAGATATAAATATCGTATATGCTATGAGGTGTatacatgtatatgtatatgtgtgtgtgactAGATGGGATGAGGTGTATACATGTATATCCCTTTGGCTTCACTAAATTTTCACTTGATTGAATTGGATGAGCTATTAGTGTAGTCTCGTGTTTGTTGGGTGCAAGGACTGAGTTTAATGAGACTATAAAGGACTCGCTCTGACTAACTCTATGGCTAGTCCAGTTAGTCCATAAAGTTAGAACGGTCCAAAATAGTCTGATACAATAAATGCACTCTATGTATGTATATAAGTTTTTCATTACATGCCTTTTATGCAAAgagattcccattttttttcaaaaaatgagaaTTAGTTATGGGACCCACTCCACgtctaatttcaacgatctgaacTGTCTATTTTATAACTcttgattcatagatcattcttacaaaaatccagttcaatccgaaaccatttgcctacttaattatcacaatgaaatttgattgttttttatcaaacaaagtattcgttaatttctttgaacctaATTCGATATCTCAGActctcaaatattttttatttgactaatattttgtgaggatgatctatgaggtgcaacttgaaaaataaacgattcggatcattgaaattcAATGTGAAATGAACTCCACAACTAGTCTAGTTAGTCTATGAAGTTAATTCAATCCGAAATAATCTGGTACAATAAGTTTGTATGGTATGCTATGAAAAGCGCAGTACGGCCAGGTAGGCCTTATGTAGGCAGTTCATTCACTCATCACTGCCCATTTCTCGTGAAGGCCTACGTGACAAAGAATTTCATctctcttccttccttccttccttccttccttccttccttccttccttccttccctcCCTACTCCTGTACTCCTTTCAGTTCAGACccacaaatctctctctctctctctctctctctctctctctctctctcgtaccAAAAACATTGTACTCTTTACTCTTTCTCCCATTTCTCACAAAAGCCTTTGCCTCTGGAGTATGGactcattttcttgtttggttctGCAACCAAGGCTTCTCTTTCTGTAAGTAAAATGATATGATATGGCCATTTTCCATGTACAAAATCACAACCCTTGTTCCATAGTTCAATCATCTTcttacctctttttttttttttttgcttcctCTTGTTTTTCTCTCTGCACTCTACTGTACCAGTAGCTCTTCCTTTCATTTGAGTCTTCAATCAGTTCCATCCCTGAAATCAAAACCCTTTGATGTTGTGCTTTCCTTTTTATCTTGTTCCCCTTAGAATTAAGGAATACCCCGATAAATTAAGGGATTGGGTTTGCTCTCTGATGCAATGCTGAAATGCGTTTTGTCAAAAAAGTTGACAGCTGATTTGGGGTCATGGTTTTTCATggtgaacaagaacaagaacaagaacaaggaAGACTGACATTTGGTTGCAATTCAGAAGCTGAAAACTAAatcattgaagaaaaaaaaagaattgggtGGAGGTTGAAGGGTTTTATGTATGCTCTTGTCACTGTTTTGGAGTTCAGAGAAGAAAGTTGAGTTCTTTTCCACAGGGGAAGTGTTGCAGACAACCCAAAAATGGaggttttgtatttgttttgtgtTCTTCTTGTTGGGTTTCTATCCAAGTCTCATCTTGTGGCTGCTCAGCTTCATGATCAAGCTACATTGTTCGCCATTACCGAAGAGCTCGGAGTACTCGGATGGGGTGGCAACGGCTCAGATTACTGCTCTTGGCCCGGCATTGGCTGCGGTTTGAATCATTCCATGGTGGAAAAGCTTGATCTTTCGCACCAGAACCTCCGAGGTAATGTGACTCTTGTTTCCGAGCTCAAGGCTTTGAAGAGGCTTGACTTGTCGTACAATGATTTCCATGGACCAATTCCTTCAGCTTTTGGGAATTTGTCACAGCTTGAGTTTCTTGATTTGGCTTTGAATAAGTTTGGAGGTTCAATTCCGCCTGAGCTCGGTAATCTCAGAAACCTTAGATCATTGAACCTCTCCAATAACTTCCTAGTAGAAGAAATACCTGATGAAATTCAGGGGCTAGAGAAGTTAGaggattttcaaatttctagTAATAAGTTGAGTGGTGTCATCCCACTTTGGGTGGGTAATTTCACCAACCTGAGAGTTTTTACTGCCTATGAGAATGCATTTGAGGGTAAAATTCCAGATACTCTAGGCTCGGTTTCTAAGCTCGAATTGTTGAATCTGCACTCTAACCAGCTAGAAGGCCCAATTCCCAAAAGCATTTTTGCTTCAGGGAATCTGGAGTTTTTGGTTCTGACCCAGAACAGACTAGGTGGAGATATTCCTGAAGAAATTGGAAGCTGCAGTAGCCTTTCGAGTATTCGAATTGGTAACAATAATCTTATAGGTAGCATTCCTCATGCAATTGGAAATGTTAGTGGCCTTACATACTTTGAGGCAGACAATAACAATCTTTCTGGTGAGATTACTCCCGAGTTTTCCAAGTGCTCCAATATCACCCTCCTAAATTTAGCCTCAAATGGATTTACCGGGAAAATTCCTCCGGAGCTTGGCCAGCTCATGAATCTGCAGGAATTGATTCTCGCCGGCAACAGTCTGTTTGGAGATATTCCGAAATCAATTCTTGATTGCAAGAATCTTAACAAGCTTGATCTGAGCAACAACAGAATCAATGGTTCCATACCAAGTGATATCTGCAACATGTCGAGATTGCAATACTTGCTATTGGGTCAGAATTCGATTCGGGGGGAGATACCTCACGAGATTGGAAACTGTGTTAAACTGCTTGAGCTGCAGATGGGAAGAAACTATTTGACTGGCAGTATCCCTCCTGAAATTGGTCATATCAAAAACTTGCAGATTGCCTTAAACTTAAGCTTCAATCATCTCCGCGGACCTATTCCCGCGGATTTAGGGAAACTTGACAAGCTGGTTTCTCTTGATGTCTCCAACAATCAGCTCTCTGATGCTATTCCAACTGCACTTAAGGGCATGTTAAGCTTGATAGAGGTTAATTTCTCCAACAATCTGTTCACTGGCCCAGTACCAACATTCGTGCCATTCCAGAAGAGTTCGAATTCAAGTTTTCTTGGGAATAAAGGGCTTTGTGGAGAACCACTGAGCTCCTTATGTGAAAATTCTAACGGTGGTGACCGTGCAAATTATCATCATAGGGGTTCTTACAGGTTCATACTGGCAGTTATCGGCTCTGGTTTAGCAGTTTTTATATCGGTAACCATTGTTGTTTTGCTGTTTATGATAAGAGA from Pyrus communis chromosome 9, drPyrComm1.1, whole genome shotgun sequence harbors:
- the LOC137745806 gene encoding leucine-rich repeat receptor-like tyrosine-protein kinase PXC3; translation: MEVLYLFCVLLVGFLSKSHLVAAQLHDQATLFAITEELGVLGWGGNGSDYCSWPGIGCGLNHSMVEKLDLSHQNLRGNVTLVSELKALKRLDLSYNDFHGPIPSAFGNLSQLEFLDLALNKFGGSIPPELGNLRNLRSLNLSNNFLVEEIPDEIQGLEKLEDFQISSNKLSGVIPLWVGNFTNLRVFTAYENAFEGKIPDTLGSVSKLELLNLHSNQLEGPIPKSIFASGNLEFLVLTQNRLGGDIPEEIGSCSSLSSIRIGNNNLIGSIPHAIGNVSGLTYFEADNNNLSGEITPEFSKCSNITLLNLASNGFTGKIPPELGQLMNLQELILAGNSLFGDIPKSILDCKNLNKLDLSNNRINGSIPSDICNMSRLQYLLLGQNSIRGEIPHEIGNCVKLLELQMGRNYLTGSIPPEIGHIKNLQIALNLSFNHLRGPIPADLGKLDKLVSLDVSNNQLSDAIPTALKGMLSLIEVNFSNNLFTGPVPTFVPFQKSSNSSFLGNKGLCGEPLSSLCENSNGGDRANYHHRGSYRFILAVIGSGLAVFISVTIVVLLFMIRERQEKAENATGTEDEAANNLPVIAAGTVFVENLKQAIDLDSAVKATMKASNKISTGTFSTVYKAVMPSGLIISVKRLKSMDRTIIHHQNKMIRELERLSKLCHDNLVRPIGFVIYEDVALLLHHYLSYGTLCQLLHESTKLPEYEPDWPKRLSIAIGVAEGLAFLHHVAIIHLDISSGNVLLDANSNPLVGEIEISKLLDPSRGTASISAVAGSFGYIPPEYAYTMQVTAPGNVYSYGVVLLEILTTKLPVDEAFDEGVDLVTWVHNAPARGETPEQILDARLSTVSFGWRKEMLAALKIALLCTDSIPAKRPKMKKVVEMLQEIKKN